The genomic stretch CAACTGGGGCGAGGACGGGACGTCACTCGTCGAAGTGACCAAGCCCGACGGTTCGAAGCGTGCGATTTTCGTTCGCGGGACAGAACCCTATGGCGCAGACAGCGCCCAGGCTGATGGTTCGGCAGGATGGGAATTCAATACCACGCGCGAAGGCGACCAGGTTACGGTCAAATTCGGTCCGGAAACCTATGTCATTGTCGATGCGCTGATCACCGGCGGATAATGGCTATTTGCACCAGGAGCGTAATCCGATGATGAAATCGACACTCGCAAAGGCCGGCTTCGGCACGGTCGCGCTGCTTGCCCTGTCGGGCTGCGAAAGCCTCCCCGGCGAAGCTTTTCACCCGCTCAACGGCACGAGCTGGCGGCTGGTTGACGTCGAAACATCGGGCACCTCGACCCGGCTCAATCCCGAATTGCAGGCACGCCACACCCTGAAATTCGAACGTGGAGGTTCGCTCATCCTGCAGCTCGATTGCAATCGCGGAACCGGCGACTGGAACGCATCCTTGCCCGAAACCTATAACGGCACGCTCGTCATTTCGCAGATTGCCTCGACCCGCGCATTGTGCCCCAAGCCGACATTCGGCGAAGATCTCGCTGCGGACCTTCCGACCTCGACGAACTACACGCTAACTCCTGACGGAAGAGGCCTCGTCATCCGCGCAAGGCGGGTCGTTTACGCTTTTGAACGGAACTGACGTGCGATCTTCTTTACCTCGCGGCCTGATGCTCGCTGCATCGCTGCTCGTCATGTCGTGCAGTCATGCCAGCGCCAGCACTCCTGAAAGCCCGCCCCCACCGCCGTGGGACATGATTTCGTTCACAATGAACAGCTGGGGCGCACCGCTGACGATCTGGAACATCTTGCCCGATGGTAGCGGGGGCTTTGCCGAGGCGGTGCACGAGGAAGGTGCCCCGCCAATCGGCCCCGCGCCGATGGCGTGGCACGAACTGCCAGCCGATGCCGGGCAATATGCAAAGCTGGTGGCCATCCTCGATCGCCTGCCCGAAGTGGCGCCCGATGCCGGCGTGTGCGTAAACTTCATGACCGATGCACCCTATGGGACCTTGCGGCTGACCCGCGGTGCAACGACCACCGAAATCGCCTGGAATTCAGGCTGTATGGACGACGATTATGTCGCGTTCATGAGCGTGCTGGGGGATGCCAACAATCTGGTCGGCGAAATAGGGAAGGCCCAGCCTGTCAGCAGGACAGATCCCGTTCCCTGATCCCGGCTCAGCGTTTCCAGAGCCAGTAAAGTATCGCAGCGTTGATTGCCGGGCTGAGGATTGCGACAAGCGGTCCGTCAGTCCCGAAAACGCGATCGAGGAGCAGGTTCCACGGCAGGCCGAGGGGTACGAGGAATACAGCGGAAAGCGGGTCTTTCTCCTGACCAAACCAGCCGAACGTACCGATCGCCAGCAGCGCGAGCGCAATCACGTACAGTGCAGTGAAGATAATGAACGCCCACTTCATCGCCGGACCCCTTCCATCGTGAGGCTTCAAGCTATCACCAATATGGCCGCTGACAATGGCGAACTCGGTCAGGACGAAAGTCGGGTGAGGAATTTCTCGGTCGCATTCTCCAACTCGTCGACCACACTGTGAAGGTGGACGCTGGCGCTTTCGATTTCGCCTGAAAGCTCGAACGCGTGGTGCGCCGCCTTGGTCAC from Altererythrobacter epoxidivorans encodes the following:
- a CDS encoding META domain-containing protein, producing the protein MMKSTLAKAGFGTVALLALSGCESLPGEAFHPLNGTSWRLVDVETSGTSTRLNPELQARHTLKFERGGSLILQLDCNRGTGDWNASLPETYNGTLVISQIASTRALCPKPTFGEDLAADLPTSTNYTLTPDGRGLVIRARRVVYAFERN